In Thermococcus thioreducens, a genomic segment contains:
- a CDS encoding protein translocase subunit SecF, translating into MSKPKSKAKPTAGDAVRAKKQEKLSFLARMEYRKMIMYPLVVFVIALILLAVNFPTLGIDLRGGVVVTAYGVNANPDELAKYISDKIGVDVRVESFTGVETSGVRVYAPIGTDPLRIIDAMKEKYPAAEYTHSEVQPTFGEIAQQQGIRALAFAFLAMAVVVFLFFRNLVPSLTIIFSALSDMTIAVALMGIFGIELTTATIAALLMLIGYTVDSNILLTTKLLKRKEDSIDKAYLSAVSTGFTMSTTTLGALLILWIISTSQTIDNIAIVLIFGLLADFMNTWVLNAGVLKWYLTREAVRGGKA; encoded by the coding sequence ATGTCGAAGCCTAAATCAAAGGCAAAGCCCACGGCAGGGGACGCCGTGAGGGCGAAGAAACAGGAAAAGCTGAGCTTCCTGGCAAGGATGGAATACAGAAAGATGATAATGTACCCGCTCGTAGTGTTCGTAATAGCGTTGATACTTCTCGCAGTCAACTTCCCAACGCTGGGTATAGACCTCAGAGGCGGTGTTGTGGTTACCGCCTACGGGGTTAATGCAAACCCGGATGAACTGGCCAAGTACATAAGCGATAAAATCGGTGTGGACGTCAGGGTCGAGAGCTTCACCGGTGTCGAGACAAGCGGTGTCAGGGTTTATGCGCCTATAGGCACCGACCCGCTTAGAATAATCGATGCCATGAAGGAGAAATATCCTGCCGCTGAATATACCCACAGCGAGGTGCAGCCAACCTTTGGAGAGATAGCCCAGCAGCAGGGAATAAGGGCGCTGGCATTTGCGTTCCTCGCCATGGCGGTCGTGGTCTTTCTGTTTTTCAGGAACCTCGTGCCGTCGCTCACGATAATATTCTCCGCACTCTCGGACATGACGATAGCAGTTGCCCTGATGGGCATCTTCGGGATAGAGCTTACCACCGCCACTATAGCGGCGCTGCTCATGCTCATAGGTTACACTGTTGACAGCAACATCCTCCTGACGACCAAACTCCTCAAGAGAAAAGAGGACTCCATAGACAAGGCCTACCTCTCGGCCGTTTCGACGGGCTTCACGATGAGCACCACGACCCTGGGTGCCCTGCTGATTCTCTGGATAATCTCTACGAGTCAGACAATAGACAACATCGCCATAGTCCTCATCTTCGGTCTGCTCGCGGACTTCATGAACACGTGGGTTCTCAACGCGGGCGTGCTCAAGTGGTACCTTACTAGGGAAGCTGTCAGGGGTGGTAAGGCATGA
- a CDS encoding V-type ATP synthase subunit I produces MFKPEEMVRIEIITLNRYKDSLLTYLHESGIVEIRELDVKVAQSDSPNEYHRKAASYSITISRLADFLKAYRKSTGGGIREFIFPKERARKRYRYEGIERLIRDVEAFLAQVEPEIKAVEGKITSTQTEIERIKGDIAILELLSALNLDVSYLRSTQMLEIVVGTVDRNRFKPLVEEVTKATENRAVIVSRELKDKVLAVFVFLKADYDRANPILAKYSLERLEIPEGEGTPRELIAVYEEKLRRKEEELESARKDAEMLAEKYYEDVLFYQELMENERDKSTVLPMLARTNMTFALTGWLPRSDVPKVLEGIKRVTNGTAYINVREPTDEELDEIPIKLKNPGWARPFEMLTEMYGVPKYNEIDPTPIITFTYSFFFGFMLTDFMYGLIIAIIAALLVKGHRKFNDGTYKFAYTLLISSFFTMAMGVIFGSYFGNALDLAGFTVPRVWDTFQDALVVLQLALAIGIAHLFTGYTLGFIVKLRNGEVKDAILDQLSWMLIILGITFLFLAGRDPALDMPGKALFGVGLVLFVLSELKNGALAVLLVISDFFGFVGSWLSYARLMALALATAGIAMVVNILAQMVWGISIGPVPIGIVVGIILFAGGQLFSVAINALGAFVHSLRLQYVEFFGTFYSGEGKPFQPFRAKREVSELEFEA; encoded by the coding sequence ATGTTCAAGCCTGAAGAGATGGTCAGGATAGAGATCATCACGCTTAACAGGTACAAGGACAGCCTCCTAACGTACCTCCACGAGAGCGGTATTGTGGAGATAAGGGAGCTCGACGTCAAAGTTGCCCAGAGTGATTCTCCCAACGAGTACCACAGGAAGGCCGCCTCGTACAGCATAACCATCTCAAGGCTTGCAGATTTCCTTAAGGCCTACAGAAAGTCCACCGGGGGCGGCATCAGGGAGTTCATATTCCCGAAGGAGCGGGCAAGGAAGAGGTACAGGTACGAGGGAATCGAGAGGCTCATAAGGGACGTTGAAGCGTTCCTTGCTCAAGTTGAGCCCGAGATAAAGGCAGTTGAGGGCAAGATAACCTCCACCCAGACTGAAATCGAGAGGATAAAGGGCGACATAGCGATACTGGAGCTTCTTTCGGCTCTCAACCTTGATGTGTCGTACCTCAGATCAACCCAAATGCTGGAAATCGTCGTCGGAACCGTTGACAGAAACCGGTTTAAGCCCCTAGTTGAGGAGGTAACCAAGGCTACGGAGAACAGAGCTGTCATAGTTTCAAGGGAACTGAAGGACAAGGTTCTGGCGGTTTTCGTCTTCCTCAAGGCCGACTACGACAGGGCCAACCCTATTCTGGCCAAGTACTCCCTTGAGAGGCTTGAGATTCCGGAAGGTGAGGGGACTCCCAGGGAGCTCATAGCCGTCTACGAGGAGAAGCTCAGGAGAAAGGAGGAGGAGCTTGAGAGCGCCAGGAAAGACGCGGAGATGCTTGCCGAGAAGTACTACGAGGATGTCCTCTTCTACCAGGAGCTCATGGAGAACGAGCGCGACAAGTCAACCGTACTGCCGATGCTGGCCAGGACGAACATGACATTTGCTTTGACCGGCTGGCTTCCCAGGAGTGATGTCCCCAAGGTTCTGGAGGGCATCAAGAGGGTGACCAACGGCACCGCCTACATCAACGTCAGGGAGCCCACAGATGAGGAACTCGACGAGATTCCGATAAAGCTCAAGAACCCGGGCTGGGCCAGGCCCTTCGAGATGCTCACCGAGATGTACGGCGTCCCCAAGTACAACGAGATAGACCCGACTCCGATAATAACCTTCACCTACTCGTTCTTCTTTGGATTCATGCTCACGGACTTCATGTACGGCCTCATAATAGCGATAATAGCCGCGCTCCTCGTCAAGGGGCACAGGAAGTTCAACGACGGCACCTACAAGTTCGCCTACACCCTGCTTATAAGCTCGTTCTTCACAATGGCGATGGGTGTTATCTTCGGCAGCTACTTCGGCAACGCCCTCGATTTGGCAGGCTTCACGGTCCCGCGCGTCTGGGACACCTTCCAGGATGCCCTCGTGGTGCTCCAGCTGGCCCTGGCGATAGGTATAGCCCACCTCTTCACCGGCTACACCCTCGGCTTCATAGTCAAGCTCAGGAACGGCGAGGTTAAGGACGCGATACTCGACCAGCTCTCCTGGATGCTCATAATACTCGGAATAACCTTCCTGTTCCTGGCGGGCAGAGATCCGGCGCTGGACATGCCTGGGAAGGCACTCTTCGGAGTCGGTCTGGTGCTCTTCGTACTCAGCGAGCTCAAGAACGGTGCACTGGCAGTTCTCCTGGTTATCTCGGACTTCTTCGGCTTCGTGGGCAGCTGGCTCAGCTACGCGAGGCTCATGGCACTGGCCCTAGCGACGGCGGGAATCGCGATGGTCGTCAACATACTGGCCCAGATGGTCTGGGGCATAAGCATCGGCCCCGTCCCAATAGGCATAGTCGTCGGGATCATACTGTTTGCCGGCGGCCAGCTGTTTTCGGTCGCCATCAACGCCCTCGGAGCGTTCGTTCACTCGCTCCGTCTTCAGTACGTTGAATTTTTCGGAACGTTCTACTCAGGTGAAGGTAAACCCTTCCAGCCCTTCAGGGCAAAAAGAGAAGTTTCCGAGCTGGAGTTTGAAGCTTAA
- a CDS encoding preprotein translocase subunit SecD — MKRRTKKLLLNWRIILLTLFLIGSIVTLAVRPLTFGIDISGGVALVAQTEHPVDTKTMQLVTDSLQKRLNTLGLRDITVEAQGDQIVLIKVANVTSPEEANQIKSVIESQGVFYMEFAGTVFGTGNDVEYVGIYKINPDNSWSVPFRISKSAAEKFAELAKGKAGWPVDMFLDPPVNSLMIVPESVYKTMNSSEFNANAPEAPTLLERITRAFNISVVAYANQSADEIVKLAQGKDKIVLVDVPGELQTQLEAMNITVRYVPRAQGESDHALIVRVLGLYGPYSLGEGLTVGEPQQDVQITGSAPDRLTAEQEASTIYTVLKSGSLPVKLNVVGMEFISPRLGEGFRTQALYAGIGALITVLLIVYFHYRKWRIAIPVASTSLFEAVIILGFAALIKWNLDLPSIAGIIAAIGTGVDQQIVITDELLGGEKTTRISRRSSMLKRMGRAFFVIFASAATTIAAMSFLLVYFVGTLKGFAFTTILGVLIGILITRPAYAEIAKYLLGED; from the coding sequence ATGAAGAGAAGAACCAAAAAGCTCCTCCTGAACTGGAGGATAATCCTGCTCACTCTGTTCCTCATAGGCTCGATAGTGACCCTTGCGGTTAGGCCTCTCACGTTTGGTATCGACATAAGCGGCGGTGTCGCGCTCGTTGCTCAGACCGAACACCCCGTTGACACCAAGACCATGCAGCTCGTAACGGACTCCCTTCAGAAGAGGCTGAACACCCTCGGCCTTAGAGACATAACCGTTGAGGCCCAGGGAGACCAGATAGTGCTAATTAAAGTCGCCAACGTTACCTCTCCAGAGGAGGCGAATCAGATAAAGAGCGTCATCGAGAGTCAGGGTGTCTTCTATATGGAGTTCGCGGGGACGGTATTTGGAACGGGAAACGATGTTGAGTATGTGGGTATCTACAAGATAAACCCCGACAACAGCTGGAGCGTTCCCTTCAGAATCTCCAAGAGCGCAGCCGAAAAGTTTGCCGAGCTTGCCAAGGGTAAGGCCGGCTGGCCGGTTGACATGTTCCTTGACCCGCCGGTCAACTCTCTGATGATTGTCCCCGAGAGCGTTTACAAGACGATGAACAGCTCGGAGTTCAACGCCAACGCCCCGGAGGCACCGACGCTCCTTGAGAGGATTACCAGGGCCTTTAACATAAGCGTCGTTGCCTACGCCAACCAGAGCGCCGACGAGATAGTCAAGCTCGCTCAGGGCAAGGACAAGATAGTCCTCGTTGACGTCCCGGGGGAGCTTCAGACCCAGCTTGAGGCAATGAACATCACGGTAAGGTACGTCCCGAGGGCCCAGGGGGAGAGTGACCACGCGCTTATCGTAAGGGTTCTTGGCCTTTACGGCCCGTACTCCCTCGGCGAGGGTCTTACCGTAGGGGAACCCCAGCAGGACGTCCAGATAACCGGAAGTGCTCCGGACAGGCTTACGGCCGAGCAGGAGGCGAGCACCATCTACACCGTCCTCAAGAGCGGGTCGCTCCCGGTCAAGCTCAACGTCGTCGGCATGGAGTTCATATCCCCGAGGCTCGGTGAGGGCTTCAGGACGCAGGCTCTCTACGCGGGCATCGGCGCGCTTATAACCGTCCTGCTCATCGTCTACTTCCACTACAGGAAGTGGAGGATAGCCATACCGGTTGCCTCGACCAGCCTCTTCGAGGCGGTAATCATCCTTGGCTTTGCAGCGCTGATCAAGTGGAACCTTGACCTGCCCAGTATTGCCGGTATCATCGCGGCCATAGGTACTGGTGTCGACCAGCAGATAGTCATAACCGATGAGCTACTCGGTGGGGAGAAGACCACGAGGATAAGCAGGCGCTCAAGCATGCTCAAGAGGATGGGAAGGGCGTTCTTCGTCATCTTCGCGTCAGCAGCGACTACGATAGCGGCCATGAGCTTCCTGCTGGTTTACTTCGTCGGAACGCTCAAGGGTTTTGCCTTCACGACGATCCTCGGAGTGCTCATCGGAATCCTGATAACCAGGCCTGCCTATGCAGAGATAGCCAAATACCTCCTCGGTGAGGACTGA
- a CDS encoding tRNA uridine(34) 5-carboxymethylaminomethyl modification radical SAM/GNAT enzyme Elp3, with protein sequence MDGDEFRKAVEELARALMNGEIKSREELNRYKIAVSRKYHLSKIPGNSDILKAIPEERREEFRELLKRKPTRTISGVAVVAMMTKPFPCPHGRCIYCPGGPSVGSPQSYTGKEPSALRAVQSAYHPYIIMMRRLKQLTDIGHDVDKVEVIIQGGTFPAVDLDYQEWFVKCAFKAMNDFPHFKDIEDLEEKLVRLIVHKDESVFDEDPAFREAWQKTHAKPYHYLEDEQRKNERARVRMVGLTIETRPDWAFERHIDRMLKLGTTRVELGVQTIFNFIHERTKRGHGVEEIVKATQLLRDAGLKINYHIMPGLPGSNFERDLYTFRAIFEDSRFRPDMLKIYPTLVTADAPLSRWWKEGKYRPYRTEEAVELLVEAYKLFPKWVRVMRIQRDIPVQLIVDGVKHSNLGQLVFNELVKRGIRPREIRFREVGHMMEKFGVQSEIEHIKLLREDYEAAGGKEIFLSFEDVKNDILIGFLRLRIPSEKAHRREINCCPSAIVRELHIYGPLVPIGGKPKYEWQHRGYGRELLSEAERIAREEFDVRKMLVISGVGVRNYYRKFGYRKNGPYVAKRLDRGYADFEILGHFDGHLNT encoded by the coding sequence ATGGATGGAGATGAGTTTAGGAAGGCCGTTGAGGAGCTCGCGAGGGCCCTCATGAACGGTGAGATAAAGAGCCGTGAGGAGCTCAACAGGTACAAGATAGCCGTATCCAGGAAGTATCACCTTTCAAAGATTCCCGGCAACTCTGACATTCTCAAGGCCATCCCGGAGGAGAGGCGCGAGGAGTTCAGGGAACTGCTCAAAAGGAAGCCCACTCGTACAATAAGCGGCGTCGCGGTAGTTGCCATGATGACCAAGCCCTTTCCGTGCCCACACGGCAGGTGCATCTACTGCCCCGGCGGGCCGAGCGTCGGCTCGCCCCAGAGCTACACGGGAAAGGAGCCTTCAGCTTTAAGGGCCGTCCAGAGCGCCTACCATCCGTACATCATCATGATGCGTAGGCTAAAGCAGCTCACCGACATAGGGCACGACGTGGACAAGGTTGAGGTCATAATCCAGGGGGGAACTTTTCCAGCGGTTGACCTGGACTACCAGGAGTGGTTCGTCAAGTGTGCCTTCAAAGCGATGAACGACTTCCCGCACTTTAAGGATATAGAAGACCTTGAGGAGAAGCTCGTCAGGCTGATAGTCCACAAAGACGAGTCCGTCTTTGATGAAGACCCCGCCTTTAGAGAGGCGTGGCAGAAAACACACGCAAAGCCCTACCACTACCTCGAAGACGAGCAGAGGAAGAACGAGAGGGCCAGAGTGAGGATGGTAGGCCTTACTATCGAAACGCGCCCCGACTGGGCCTTTGAGAGGCACATAGACAGGATGCTGAAGCTCGGAACGACGCGGGTTGAGCTCGGCGTCCAGACGATTTTCAACTTCATCCACGAGCGGACAAAGCGCGGTCACGGTGTCGAGGAGATAGTTAAAGCTACACAACTCCTCCGCGATGCAGGCCTTAAAATCAACTACCACATAATGCCTGGTTTGCCAGGAAGCAACTTCGAGCGCGACCTCTACACTTTCAGGGCGATTTTCGAAGACTCTCGCTTCAGGCCCGACATGCTGAAGATATACCCCACGCTCGTTACGGCAGATGCCCCGCTTTCCCGCTGGTGGAAGGAAGGAAAGTACCGCCCCTACCGCACCGAGGAGGCCGTTGAGCTTCTGGTTGAGGCATATAAGCTCTTCCCCAAGTGGGTCCGCGTGATGAGAATTCAGCGCGATATACCGGTTCAGCTCATCGTTGACGGCGTCAAGCACTCCAATTTGGGTCAGTTAGTCTTCAACGAGCTGGTTAAGAGGGGCATAAGACCGAGGGAGATTCGCTTTAGGGAAGTCGGCCACATGATGGAGAAGTTCGGGGTTCAGTCCGAAATCGAGCACATCAAACTGCTCCGTGAGGACTATGAAGCGGCTGGAGGTAAAGAGATATTCCTCAGCTTTGAGGACGTCAAAAACGACATCCTCATCGGGTTCTTGAGGTTGAGGATTCCGAGTGAAAAGGCCCACCGGAGGGAGATAAACTGCTGTCCCTCAGCCATAGTCAGGGAGCTCCACATTTACGGCCCGCTCGTGCCGATAGGTGGAAAGCCTAAGTACGAGTGGCAGCACAGGGGATATGGAAGGGAGCTTTTGAGCGAGGCCGAGAGGATAGCGAGAGAGGAGTTCGACGTCAGGAAGATGCTCGTGATCAGCGGCGTGGGAGTTAGGAACTACTACCGGAAGTTCGGCTACCGGAAAAACGGGCCCTACGTCGCCAAGAGGCTCGATAGGGGGTACGCTGACTTTGAAATCCTCGGGCACTTCGACGGGCACTTAAACACCTGA
- a CDS encoding V-type ATP synthase subunit E — MDGAELIIQEINREAEQKIQYILSEAQKEAEKIKEEARKRAEARAEWILRKAQTQAETERQRIIANARLEVRKKRLEVQEELIQEVITALRERLAELSEEEYFPMLIDLTVRALEELGGDACIVRSNEKTLKLLESKLGEFRKAVAAKLGRDVEISLGEPISTIGGVLVEAPDGSVRVDNTFESRIERFESELRAEIAKALFG; from the coding sequence ATGGATGGAGCAGAGCTGATAATTCAGGAGATAAACAGGGAAGCGGAGCAGAAGATACAGTACATACTCAGCGAGGCCCAGAAGGAGGCGGAGAAGATTAAGGAAGAGGCGAGAAAGAGGGCCGAAGCGAGGGCCGAGTGGATACTCAGGAAGGCCCAGACCCAGGCGGAGACGGAGAGGCAGCGCATAATAGCCAACGCGAGGCTTGAGGTTCGGAAGAAGCGCCTTGAGGTCCAGGAGGAGCTCATTCAGGAGGTAATAACTGCACTCAGGGAAAGGCTCGCGGAGCTTTCCGAGGAAGAGTACTTCCCGATGCTCATCGACCTTACCGTTAGGGCCCTTGAGGAGCTCGGTGGAGATGCCTGCATTGTTCGCTCCAACGAGAAGACCCTGAAGCTCCTTGAGAGCAAGCTGGGAGAGTTCAGGAAGGCCGTTGCGGCAAAGCTCGGAAGGGACGTGGAGATAAGCCTCGGTGAGCCGATATCGACCATAGGCGGCGTTCTTGTGGAGGCCCCCGACGGCTCCGTTAGGGTCGACAACACCTTCGAGTCAAGGATAGAAAGGTTTGAGAGTGAACTGAGGGCAGAGATAGCCAAGGCTCTCTTCGGGTGA
- a CDS encoding YkgJ family cysteine cluster protein, translated as MRFDPRPFTEPVPFRCLYCLDCCRGRHVYLTLGDIGRIARAGHDPQEFVTFSVEGNKIRFVLAVREWDLGCVFHDPETGKCRIHGVNPVICRIYPFMVSRKPLGVEGEKPLRYRGQSLWLYYDASCPGINAENPETLITPEEIAELGLEFEREFERTDMDGLARLIDELER; from the coding sequence ATGAGGTTCGACCCGAGGCCCTTCACCGAACCTGTGCCCTTCAGGTGCCTCTACTGCCTCGACTGCTGCCGCGGGAGGCACGTGTATCTGACTCTGGGGGACATAGGGAGGATAGCGAGAGCCGGCCACGACCCCCAAGAGTTCGTGACGTTTTCCGTGGAAGGGAACAAAATCCGCTTCGTCCTCGCGGTGAGAGAGTGGGACCTCGGCTGCGTCTTCCACGACCCGGAAACCGGAAAGTGCCGGATTCATGGGGTCAACCCAGTAATCTGCAGGATTTATCCCTTCATGGTTTCGCGAAAGCCCCTCGGGGTCGAGGGAGAAAAACCGCTTCGGTACAGGGGCCAGAGTCTCTGGCTCTATTACGATGCATCCTGCCCGGGGATAAACGCTGAAAACCCTGAAACACTTATAACGCCGGAGGAAATAGCGGAGCTCGGCCTCGAGTTCGAGAGGGAGTTCGAGAGGACAGACATGGATGGCCTCGCGAGGCTCATTGATGAGCTCGAAAGGTAG
- the speD gene encoding adenosylmethionine decarboxylase has translation MAEIETIGFHYVVEAAGCDPEILGNADKIRQIFLEAAKVGKMEVKASYFFKFSPTGVSGMVIVAESHISIHTWPEKGYAALDVYTCGTTADPEKAVDYILDKLRAQYAHVSEIKRGIEEEDETFTHMILTWEEKLERKNSEKD, from the coding sequence ATGGCTGAGATAGAGACGATCGGGTTCCATTACGTTGTTGAGGCGGCAGGTTGCGATCCCGAAATCCTCGGTAACGCTGACAAGATAAGACAGATATTCCTAGAAGCAGCCAAGGTCGGTAAAATGGAGGTCAAGGCAAGCTATTTCTTCAAGTTCTCCCCCACCGGTGTCAGCGGGATGGTCATTGTGGCCGAGAGCCACATCTCAATACACACCTGGCCCGAGAAGGGCTACGCCGCTCTAGACGTCTACACCTGCGGAACCACCGCGGACCCTGAGAAGGCCGTTGACTACATCCTCGACAAGCTCCGCGCCCAGTACGCCCACGTTTCCGAGATAAAGCGCGGAATAGAGGAGGAAGACGAGACCTTTACCCACATGATACTCACGTGGGAGGAGAAGCTCGAAAGGAAGAACAGCGAAAAAGACTGA
- a CDS encoding potassium channel family protein yields the protein MFVVIMGAGRVGFLVAKMLEEEGHDVTIIEMNKERAKELSLLINGLVIEGDATDPKTLEEANIKQADAFAALTGKDDANLLACILAKHLNPKIKTSLRISNPQNRRIFEEVTDLKRYFDFVISPEEIAAEYISRNIVTPGFDRVLFPKEGAEIVRFTINGDSEIAGRLVKELKLPRDALMVAVYDEKGNLIIPSGDTKLPDRGQVIIFAKNSVLDDVKRLLEKKKPNNES from the coding sequence ATGTTCGTCGTGATAATGGGTGCTGGCAGGGTCGGCTTCCTCGTGGCAAAGATGCTTGAGGAGGAGGGGCACGACGTAACGATAATAGAGATGAACAAGGAGCGCGCCAAGGAGCTCTCCCTCCTCATCAACGGCCTGGTCATCGAGGGCGATGCGACCGACCCGAAAACGCTGGAAGAGGCCAACATAAAGCAGGCAGATGCCTTTGCAGCCTTGACAGGTAAGGACGATGCCAACCTGCTAGCCTGCATACTGGCCAAGCACCTCAACCCGAAGATCAAGACGTCGCTCAGGATAAGCAACCCGCAGAACAGGCGTATATTCGAGGAGGTCACTGACCTGAAGCGCTACTTCGACTTTGTGATTTCACCTGAAGAGATAGCCGCTGAATACATCAGCAGGAACATAGTCACGCCGGGCTTCGACCGCGTTTTGTTCCCAAAGGAGGGCGCTGAAATAGTTCGCTTTACCATCAACGGGGACAGCGAGATAGCGGGCAGGCTGGTCAAGGAGCTGAAGCTGCCGAGGGACGCACTCATGGTGGCTGTTTACGACGAGAAGGGCAATCTGATAATTCCCTCTGGCGATACAAAGCTTCCAGACAGGGGACAGGTTATAATCTTCGCCAAGAACAGTGTTCTCGACGACGTGAAGAGGCTTTTGGAGAAGAAGAAACCCAACAATGAAAGTTAA
- a CDS encoding V-type ATP synthase subunit H, whose product MEDVIKQIVDAEKRAEERIERAKEEAKRIVLKAREEAKLLEKNIVQEAERNAESLIEKARLEGEEEAKKILEAGDSEIEELKVRATNNFEKAISAGIALVRGG is encoded by the coding sequence ATGGAGGACGTCATCAAGCAGATTGTTGATGCAGAGAAACGGGCGGAAGAGAGGATCGAGAGGGCCAAGGAGGAAGCCAAGAGGATAGTCCTCAAGGCCCGTGAAGAGGCCAAGCTTTTGGAAAAGAACATAGTGCAGGAGGCCGAAAGGAACGCCGAATCCCTCATTGAAAAAGCACGTCTCGAAGGGGAGGAAGAGGCAAAGAAGATACTTGAGGCGGGAGATTCTGAAATCGAAGAGCTCAAGGTCAGAGCCACCAACAACTTTGAGAAGGCCATCTCCGCTGGAATAGCGCTCGTGAGAGGGGGCTGA
- a CDS encoding PUA domain-containing protein, which yields MEGELRYRRASSWEYDLILREAEKYGELKHNFFAVVEGRFRDVYAVNESLWREIERMKARPYAYGTFVGTIKVDKNLVEKFYPNVEFFYFVEVKKNYAVLTPKAGFLFTTGKDVPRSGVRKYSWQGTKKLVIYDENGIILGIGRINPESRRKFILNVTDIGEFIRRKR from the coding sequence ATGGAGGGTGAGCTGAGGTATAGGCGGGCCTCATCGTGGGAATACGATTTGATCCTCCGCGAGGCCGAGAAGTATGGCGAGTTGAAGCATAACTTCTTTGCGGTGGTTGAGGGGAGATTCCGCGATGTTTACGCCGTGAACGAAAGTCTGTGGCGGGAGATCGAGCGAATGAAAGCCAGGCCCTACGCCTACGGAACCTTCGTAGGCACGATAAAGGTGGACAAAAACTTGGTCGAGAAGTTCTATCCCAACGTGGAGTTCTTCTACTTTGTGGAAGTTAAGAAGAACTACGCCGTGCTGACCCCAAAGGCGGGCTTTCTCTTCACGACCGGGAAGGACGTGCCGAGGAGCGGCGTGAGGAAATACAGCTGGCAGGGGACGAAGAAGCTCGTTATCTACGATGAAAACGGGATAATCCTCGGCATAGGGCGGATAAACCCTGAGAGCAGGAGAAAGTTCATTCTGAACGTTACCGACATCGGCGAGTTCATAAGGAGGAAGCGCTAG
- a CDS encoding ATP synthase subunit K (produces ATP from ADP in the presence of a proton gradient across the membrane; the K subunit is a nonenzymatic component which binds the dimeric form by interacting with the G and E subunits) has product MDPIVYVSLGAALAAGIAGAASAFGVGIAGAAAAGVVAEDERNFKNALILEGLPMTQSIYGLITLFLILMVSGILGGGFKFTDPNSMDNIVKSAILLGAGLVVGLTGLSAIPQGIIASASIGAVAKNPKTFTQGIIFSAMAETMAIFGLVGALIMIVTGVGF; this is encoded by the coding sequence ATGGACCCGATAGTTTACGTATCCCTCGGTGCGGCCCTTGCCGCAGGAATAGCTGGAGCAGCTTCGGCCTTTGGTGTCGGTATAGCCGGTGCCGCAGCGGCCGGAGTCGTCGCCGAGGATGAGAGGAACTTTAAGAACGCCCTCATCCTTGAGGGTCTGCCAATGACCCAGAGCATATACGGCCTCATTACGCTGTTCCTCATCCTGATGGTCTCTGGAATCCTCGGTGGCGGCTTCAAGTTCACCGACCCTAACAGCATGGACAACATAGTTAAGAGTGCCATACTCCTCGGTGCAGGTCTCGTGGTTGGTCTCACCGGCCTCTCCGCAATACCCCAGGGAATCATCGCCAGCGCGAGCATCGGTGCCGTCGCCAAGAATCCGAAGACCTTCACCCAGGGAATCATATTCTCCGCTATGGCAGAAACTATGGCCATCTTCGGTCTCGTCGGCGCTCTGATCATGATAGTTACCGGAGTCGGCTTCTGA